The following are from one region of the Acidobacteriota bacterium genome:
- a CDS encoding 3-isopropylmalate dehydrogenase, with the protein MSTQKRIAVIPGDGIGKEVIPQAVRVLDAVGADLAFTEFDWGADRYLADKTTVPPEGFAMLARDFDAILVGAFGDPRVPSNIHAKEILLGMRFKMDLYANVRPVRLMDAALCPIKGVEPKDVDFVVIRENTEGVYGDLGGVFKQGTPDEIAIQEDVNTRKGVERILRYAFEYCVANKKLDGSPRKRVLLCDKSNAMTHAGGLWQRVFKEVGGEFPQIEKQHMYVDALCMQMIRDPRGFDVIVTNNMFGDIITDIAAGLQGGLGMAASGNLHPGRTSMFEPVHGSAPPIAGKNIANPFGAILTAAMMLAHLGFPAQSAKIEAAVLEAVRQKKTTVDIGGPLGTREAGDWVAQRVAQS; encoded by the coding sequence GTGAGCACTCAGAAACGAATTGCCGTAATTCCCGGCGACGGCATCGGCAAAGAAGTCATTCCGCAAGCCGTGCGGGTACTGGATGCCGTGGGTGCCGACCTGGCGTTCACCGAGTTCGACTGGGGCGCAGACCGGTACCTGGCCGACAAGACGACTGTCCCGCCAGAGGGCTTTGCCATGCTGGCGCGAGATTTCGACGCGATCCTCGTGGGTGCATTCGGGGATCCCCGCGTGCCCTCCAACATCCACGCCAAAGAGATACTGCTGGGGATGCGCTTCAAGATGGATTTGTATGCGAACGTGCGCCCGGTCCGCCTCATGGATGCTGCGCTTTGCCCGATCAAAGGCGTTGAGCCGAAGGACGTCGATTTTGTTGTGATCCGGGAAAACACCGAGGGCGTGTATGGCGATCTGGGCGGAGTATTCAAACAGGGAACGCCGGACGAGATCGCGATCCAGGAAGACGTCAATACCCGCAAGGGTGTGGAGCGCATCCTACGGTATGCATTTGAGTATTGTGTTGCAAATAAGAAGCTAGACGGCTCGCCTCGCAAGCGCGTCCTGCTCTGCGACAAGAGCAATGCGATGACCCATGCAGGCGGATTGTGGCAGCGCGTGTTTAAGGAAGTCGGCGGCGAGTTTCCGCAAATTGAAAAACAGCACATGTACGTGGACGCCCTGTGCATGCAGATGATCCGCGATCCGCGCGGGTTCGATGTGATCGTCACGAACAACATGTTCGGCGACATCATCACCGACATTGCGGCCGGGTTGCAGGGCGGGCTCGGAATGGCGGCGAGCGGAAATCTCCATCCCGGCCGGACGTCGATGTTCGAGCCGGTGCACGGGTCGGCGCCTCCGATCGCAGGCAAGAATATTGCAAACCCGTTCGGCGCGATTCTGACTGCCGCGATGATGCTGGCGCATCTGGGATTCCCTGCGCAATCGGCAAAGATCGAAGCAGCGGTTCTCGAGGCGGTGCGCCAGAAGAAGACCACGGTCGATATCGGCGGACCGTTGGGGACGCGCGAAGCGGGCGACTGGGTGGCGCAGCGCGTGGCGCAGAGCTAA
- a CDS encoding folate-binding protein YgfZ, with product MKTALQDDSKLSSVEGSGDVRAEFNALLSGCGLYDLSDRAKIALSGGDRTRWLNGMISNNVRDLAAGHGVYSFLLNAQGRIQADLYAFNRGESLLIDMERSQRDKVWELFDHYIIADDVEMTDVSEKIAAIGLTGPESRAVLERAGIPVPELSYLQFGDAQWQQAAVTVVRAGEEAKESWQVWVAPEHSSRLWDVLVKAGADPTSAAALNMFRISRGIPQFATDIRDRDLPQETGQTRALNFTKGCYLGQEIVERIRSRGAVHRQFTAFAVEGPLPEPSSKILADGKEVGEVTSSVVLPFPGGDFAAALGYLRREAAGKEITVGDSRLRVVPVPIVSAS from the coding sequence GTGAAAACTGCCTTACAAGACGATTCGAAACTGAGCTCCGTCGAGGGCTCTGGCGACGTCCGCGCGGAATTCAACGCGCTGCTCTCCGGTTGCGGCCTATACGACCTCAGTGATCGCGCCAAGATTGCGCTCTCCGGCGGGGACCGTACACGATGGCTGAATGGCATGATCTCGAACAACGTTCGCGATCTGGCCGCTGGACATGGGGTTTATTCGTTCCTGCTGAATGCGCAAGGACGCATCCAAGCCGACCTCTATGCCTTTAATCGCGGCGAATCGTTGCTCATCGATATGGAGCGCAGCCAGCGCGACAAGGTCTGGGAACTCTTTGACCACTACATCATCGCGGACGATGTCGAAATGACCGATGTCAGCGAGAAGATTGCAGCCATTGGCCTGACTGGTCCCGAGTCACGCGCGGTGCTGGAGCGTGCCGGCATTCCTGTACCAGAACTCTCTTACCTGCAATTTGGGGATGCGCAATGGCAGCAGGCGGCGGTCACGGTTGTGCGGGCGGGAGAAGAAGCGAAAGAATCGTGGCAGGTGTGGGTTGCTCCGGAACATTCCAGCCGACTCTGGGACGTGCTCGTCAAAGCAGGTGCAGATCCGACCAGTGCTGCCGCGCTGAATATGTTTCGCATCTCGCGCGGGATCCCGCAATTTGCTACGGACATTCGCGATCGTGATTTGCCGCAGGAAACCGGCCAGACTCGCGCCTTAAATTTCACAAAAGGCTGCTATCTCGGACAGGAAATCGTGGAACGGATTCGGTCGCGAGGCGCGGTTCATCGACAGTTCACCGCTTTTGCTGTGGAAGGTCCGCTACCGGAACCGAGCAGCAAGATTCTCGCGGATGGAAAAGAAGTGGGCGAAGTTACGAGCAGCGTTGTGCTGCCTTTTCCCGGTGGAGATTTTGCTGCTGCACTCGGATACTTGCGACGCGAAGCGGCGGGAAAAGAAATCACGGTCGGTGATAGCCGCCTGAGAGTTGTACCGGTTCCAATCGTATCCGCATCGTGA
- a CDS encoding MBL fold metallo-hydrolase produces the protein MKATLTVLGSGTSMGVPTIGCDCAVCRSSDPRDRRTRPSVMVSYSGHNILIDTTPDFREQALRENLTSVDAVFYTHTHADHILGIDDLRPLSFKHKPGRMPLFADPAAVDFLRKMFRYIFDADYKFGGLPQVEMKPIEGPVDLFGARFEPVTVIHGETPIMGFRFGSAAYLTDHSEVPAGSLDQLRGLDILFLDALRYKPHPTHSTVEQSLKIVEEVKPKRAFFTHICHDLPHEETDASLPTGVQLAYDGMKLEFEI, from the coding sequence ATGAAGGCGACACTGACGGTACTTGGCAGCGGCACGTCGATGGGGGTTCCCACGATCGGCTGCGACTGCGCCGTCTGCCGGTCTTCCGATCCCCGCGACCGGCGCACCCGGCCGTCAGTGATGGTCAGCTACAGCGGGCACAATATTCTCATCGACACGACACCCGACTTTCGCGAACAGGCGTTGCGGGAGAACCTGACCAGCGTCGATGCCGTCTTCTACACGCATACCCACGCCGACCACATTCTTGGGATCGACGATCTGCGGCCTTTGAGTTTCAAGCACAAGCCAGGAAGAATGCCGCTTTTCGCTGACCCGGCTGCGGTAGATTTTCTGCGAAAAATGTTTCGTTACATTTTTGACGCCGACTACAAATTCGGCGGATTGCCCCAGGTGGAAATGAAGCCGATTGAAGGTCCCGTCGATTTGTTCGGGGCGCGTTTCGAGCCCGTAACCGTGATTCACGGAGAAACACCAATCATGGGATTCCGTTTTGGATCGGCCGCGTACCTGACCGATCACAGCGAAGTGCCTGCCGGTTCACTGGACCAACTGCGTGGCCTCGACATCCTGTTTCTCGATGCACTGCGCTACAAACCGCACCCGACGCACTCCACGGTGGAGCAGTCGTTGAAGATTGTTGAAGAAGTGAAACCAAAGCGCGCGTTTTTTACGCACATCTGTCACGACTTGCCGCACGAGGAGACCGATGCATCGTTGCCGACCGGCGTGCAACTCGCTTATGACGGCATGAAATTGGAATTCGAAATTTAA
- a CDS encoding DUF1844 domain-containing protein yields MVERKKDSEIKVNDRRLFTSDGELRTETTEEVAIPAVEVSAPAPVATSPVVTVPTTPAEPVASDVPPLPSASEQKAQHDAYQQSARELDARVEQSGHSAKELQVSFERFMASLYMTAMMQLGLMVEQGGSPQVDIIGARQTIDTLSMMSDKTKGNLNAKEQAFMQNALYELRMAYVEVTNALAHPPSPITGTNG; encoded by the coding sequence ATGGTCGAACGCAAGAAGGATTCTGAAATCAAGGTTAACGACCGACGCTTATTCACATCGGATGGCGAACTCCGCACCGAAACGACAGAAGAAGTTGCTATCCCGGCAGTCGAAGTTTCTGCTCCGGCTCCAGTCGCGACGTCTCCAGTCGTCACGGTTCCGACGACCCCCGCCGAACCGGTGGCTTCCGACGTGCCGCCATTGCCGAGCGCGAGCGAGCAAAAGGCGCAGCACGATGCCTACCAGCAATCCGCGCGCGAACTGGATGCGCGCGTCGAACAAAGCGGCCACTCGGCAAAGGAACTCCAAGTCAGCTTCGAGCGCTTCATGGCTTCGCTCTACATGACCGCCATGATGCAACTCGGCCTGATGGTGGAGCAGGGTGGCTCGCCGCAGGTGGACATCATCGGCGCCCGCCAGACCATCGACACGCTCAGTATGATGAGCGATAAGACCAAAGGAAATCTCAACGCGAAAGAGCAGGCTTTCATGCAGAACGCGCTCTACGAACTCCGCATGGCTTACGTGGAAGTGACCAACGCGCTCGCGCACCCGCCCAGCCCAATCACAGGAACCAACGGCTGA